Proteins encoded together in one Drosophila albomicans strain 15112-1751.03 chromosome 2R, ASM965048v2, whole genome shotgun sequence window:
- the LOC117574288 gene encoding pneumococcal serine-rich repeat protein isoform X6, translated as MAAINTVPKSIHLPLTSLSAPRVLMCSASVGTESSVTLQLRDGNARASVSTNVDALELASSRPEATATATETAATTNPTKTKTSATVATPSSSSVTVLEASSASASVLENALTIGYPDPDMLADVLGTIQTASLKNRLGNSNNSNNNNNNNDSCKKSSNKNTANRNSAPTILNTNSGAYLNNPNKITITRRSSSNKINVQTVSAATNTTISSISGSKTNYIKNCLIRSSSCSNTATNVTTLAQIMSNSSTSSAASLLSQHNNNSNCSNSSNFSNASSVGSSISVGSVSSSTSTNSNSNSNSNSNSNDSSSGHSGHSSSFKSNSRNVPGIVTAAASTNTTATGIGIVTVDTAPRKSRPKLSSPTRHGPQQCQICSKIFGNASALAKHKLTHSDERKYICSLCSKAFKRQDHLNGHMMTHRNKKPYECKADGCGKSYCDARSLRRHSENHHGGVTAQANNTLSATSAGAICSGQMSGQISSSSSSCSSTASSNGNAVTNSLSLSPATASGDASSPDGATCIRTYISTGSTVVDAATGIALSDEQIKAMNLPIKTGVTLLSPTTSVSSNVSSTASSSGCSSGGSNSNVSVNISSSGSVSASVSGKTSSNTTTVAASSPTIMLSDGTMLEGEGLTREQLDLISKIMQQTKQTSAQVTVSSPTSVSSYKINTETTPIQTRPRTWNMQLLNNAQNVTVTVEDGTDLITTAGSSSACSGSPEDVKEDDLNQQIVAAINPHLLNIVKIDKPVECNLCHRKFKNIPALNGHMRLHGGYFKKDPETKRSEKKDVSGPPLQTASIGVRALIEEKIISKRKDISKGSFVVPAPPSSSSNCGGGGGLGVVAGTGGVCGVAITGASSQSNSCLRRSVSDVESFLNAKSSTNSINNANSSTTTAVLPAATTIKSSNGLSIQQIDLPQSIEIFSGGQRQPKTLSLGSGANTITITTNNVPTTTTMSALTALKGGSNLSGGVANHADPKDSTLIELLKRGTRIAVTSKKTQFQSQTSTNMLLSNVAGTELTTIGSSVQTGRQIITNKNRTVIIPSDVHVVSTKSKVIPSSSSSCSGASNSTNVINSSSNACSTSSISFSDGTPLSLSIAPNQESITSLGDSSSITSRGGGVYTVTYTSDADASDLFDDGEVYNVSDTEMLLQTVDTMELLNEDEDDPQTNTNEHSDNFALLSETTDADHAGHAHQLVKLEPETGQSTQVKHTTPLPTFQQFHSKELIMQNSSQIQAIANMRGNSGTLGVLASPLHSPLAYPTPPSSHENVAQSSPFIEDAAAQFVDATHSFFGDKTDFSHVYFKTDESQSLHHAELSDNDNEKILKLKSVLEESSFDPSIKVEDLLNNTEDDAECDLHEFAETNLSFLDEDQEFLNDSRNATSPLSESFFTSGIGSAEDVKQVLREVLPDENMQLHLSSEQQGENIIDLYYLPGLGLQSQMMPNSDDPLLSSSPREFGQQRQIAFQGSSSTTVTVQAAEPLQATTMLYEQTPSDHQQQRQQQEQQRQDQQMEQILPQQAVIQSDQMQSQQQPQQQQQQSEFMLPAFNQVACHTTYLDATQPTIPMTLQPLNSLLQPLIYSNISGEKQEFNMPLNSRTGGHETVLDASLLFGCVDGDGNKPVNATDTVTSLPAVVPSSVSAVSAAGSISNLQPLSNQTNSILKRRLRSNGAQDMHKLSKFHTLSPHRSKLRKPSRTHYTPAPILNPDRKGTGLYCNVRKQLGQGIFDNFDDDFGDPVGLVDFSDESKVNLGSTYQAQIPAWKPPEEFMKEPSTSCGADLMWDPNVQLDDKILMRYIDLSKSSAVPMGSHSEEMALQTLLDAKGNSAAAVLTLLQMQSSAFQMKWTAFELEQFLRGLEKHGKDFAKITSELCTKTSGECVQMYYFWKKLCVDYKVSHLKMEPVVTSNHAVEQKPYVCEIAACSASFSSKAALHGHVRIHAYGRNASNSNSNNNNHNNHNSNNQHATAINANNNNNNGNSNNNHSTSNSISIHSSNPCTTQTSSIIAITTTAITNTNNGMAVVSNNSNNNNSLLAGSSSLNSTLLLTAAPKTLPATKDCSNSNNSSNGNGTSNIAKDSEFPCKVCGK; from the exons ATGGCTGCTATAAATACG GTACCCAAAAGTATACACCTGCCTTTGACGAGTCTTAGCGCGCCGCGCGTGTTGATGTGCAGTGCGTCTGTTGGCACTGAGAGTTCTGTGACTCTGCAATTGAGAGATGGCAACGCGCGTGCTAGTGTGAGTACAAATGTGGATGCCTTGGAGCTAGCGAGCAGTAGGCCAGaggcgacagcaacagcaacagaaacagcagcaacaacaaacccaacgaaaacaaagacaagtgcaacagtagcaacaCCGTCATCGTCGAGCGTCACAGTACTTGAGGCGTCATCAGCTTCAGCGTCGGTATTAGAAAATGCATTGACCATTGGCTATCCGGATCCGGACATGTTAGCAGATGTTTTGGGCACCATACAGACAGCCT CTCTCAAAAATAGGCTtggtaacagcaacaacagcaacaacaacaacaacaacaacgacagctgcaaaaaaagtagcaacaaaaatacCGCCAACAGGAATAGTGCaccaacaattttaaatacaaactcTGGCGCATATTTGAATAATCCAAATAAGATAACCATTACGCGACGGAGTTCGAGCAACAAGATCAACGTACAGACTGTGAGCGCTGCAACAAACACAACCATCAGCAGTATAAGCGGCAGTAAGACCAACTACATTAAGAACTGTCTTatacgcagcagcagctgtagcAACACTGCCACCAATGTCACGACGCTGGCGCAGATtatgagcaacagcagcacaagcAGCGCAGCCAGTTTACTTAGTCAAcataacaataatagcaattgtagcaacagcagtaacTTTAGCAACGCCTCCTCAGTGGGCAGCAGCATAAGCGTTGGCAGTGTCAGTAGCAGCACTtccaccaacagcaacagcaacagcaacagcaatagtaatagcaacgacagcagcagtggACACAGCGGACACAGTTCGAGTTTCAAAAGCAACAGTCGAAATGTTCCTGGCATAGTCACAGCTGCAGCATCCACGAACACTACAGCAactggcattggcattgtaACAGTCGACACTGCGCCTCGAAAGAGCCGCCCCAAACTATCTTCGCCGACAAGACACGGACCGCAGCAGTGCCAG ATTTGTAGCAAGATCTTTGGAAATGCCTCGGCACTGGCTAAGCATAAACTGACGCACAGCGACGAGaggaaatatatttgttcGCTCTGCTCGAAGGCATTCAAGCGGCAAGATCACTT AAACGGACACATGATGACGCATCGCAACAAGAAGCCTTACGAATGTAAGGCGGATGGCTGTGGCAAATCATATTGTGATGCACGCTCTCTGCGGCGCCATTCGGAAAATCATCACGGAGGCGTCACAGCGCAAGCCAACAACACGCTttcagcaacatcagcaggcGCAATTTGCAGTGGTCAGATGAGTGGCCAAAttagtagcagcagcagcagttgcagtagcactgccagcagcaacggcaatgCGGTCACCAACTCTTTGAGTCTCTCCCCGGCAACGGCTAGCGGGGATGCCAGCTCACCGGATGGGGCCACGTGCATACGCACTTATATCTCTACTGGCAGCACTGTGGTGGATGCGGCCACAGGAATAGCGTTGTCCGATGAGCAAATCAAGGCTATGAATCTGCCAATTAAAACGGGAGTTACATTGCTTTCGCCAACAACATCAGTCTCCTCCAATGTATCCTCCACCGCATCTTCGTCCGGTTGTTCATcgggcggcagcaacagcaatgtcAGTGTCAACATTAGCAGCAGCGGTAGTGTTAGCGCCAGCGTCAGCGGCAAAACtagcagcaacacaacaacagtcGCGGCCAGTTCACCTACCATTATGCTCAGTGATGGCACCATGCTTGAGGGCGAGGGACTAACACGGGAGCAGCTCGATCTAATTAGCAAGATCATGCAGCAGACAAAGCAAACCAGCGCCCAAGTCACAGTCTCGTCTCCTACCAGTGTCAGCTCCTACAAGATTAATACAGAGACCACCCCGATACAGACTCGACCACGGACTTGGAACATGCAATTG CTCAACAATGCCCAGAATGTGACAGTCACGGTTGAGGATGGCACTGATCTAATTACCACTGCCGGTAGCTCCAGCGCTTGCTCCGGGTCTCCTGAGGACGTCAAGGAGGATGATCTAAACCAACAGATTGTGGCTGCCATTAATCCGCACCTGCTAAACATTGTGAAGATTGACAAGCCAGTTGAATGCAATCTATGTCATCGCAAGTTCAAGAACATACCCGCTCTCAACGGGCACATGCGGTTGCATGGCGGCTACTTTAAGAAGGATCCGGAAACAAAGCGTAGTGAGAAGAAAGATGTCAGTGGACCACCATTACAGACAGCCAGCATTGGGGTGCGTGCTCTCATTGAGGAGAAAATCATCAGCAAGCGGAAGGATATTTCTAAG GGCTCCTTCGTAGTACCTGCCCCACCCAGCAGCTCAAGCAACTGCGGTGGAGGTGGTGgtcttggtgttgttgctggcactGGCGGTGTTTGTGGAGTGGCTATTACCGGCGCAAGCAGTCAGAGCAACAGTTGTCTACGGCGGTCTGTCAGCGACGTGGAAAGCTTCCTAAATGCGAAGAGTAGTACAAACAGCATCAATAATGCAAATTCGAGCACAACGACAGCGGTGCTGCCGGCAGCCACCACAATTAAGAGCAGCAATGGACTAAGTATCCAGCAAATTGATTTGCCTCAGAGCATTGAGATCTTCAGCGGGGGCCAAAGGCAGCCGAAGACTCTCAGCTTGGGCAGCGGTGCCAATACCATTACCATAACCACCAACAATGTGCCTACCACGACCACAATGAGCGCTCTGACGGCTCTGAAGGGCGGCAGTAATCTAAGTGGCGGCGTTGCTAACCACGCGGATCCCAAGGACTCGACGCTGATTGAGTTGCTCAAGCGGGGCACTCGTATTGCAGTGACCTCCAAGAAGACTCAGTTTCAGTCACAAACCAGTACAAATATGCTCCTTAGCAATGTGGCCGGCACGGAGTTGACAACCATTGGTAGTAGTGTTCAAACCGGTCGTCAGATTATTACTAACAAAAATCGTACAGTGATCATACCTTCGGATGTTCACGTTGTATCCACAAAGAGTAAGGTGATTCCGAGCAGCTCCAGTAGTTGTAGTGGCGCCAGTAACTCTACCAAcgtcatcaacagcagcagtaatgCGTGCTCCACAAGTAGCATCTCCTTCTCGGACGGCACGCCGCTCTCCCTGTCGATAGCACCGAACCAAGAGAGCATTACATCTCTGGGCGATTCGAGCAGCATCACAAGCAGGGGAGGTGGTGTCTATACGGTGACATATACCAGCGATGCGGATGCATCGGATCTTTTCGATGATGGCGAGGTGTACAATGTTTCGGATACGGAGATGTTACTGCAAACTGTGGACACCATGGAATTACTGAATGAAGATGAGGACGAtccacaaacaaacacaaacgaaCATTCCGATAACTTTGCCCTGCTGAGTGAGACTACCGACGCCGATCACGCAGGGCATGCCCACCAGCTGGTGAAGTTGGAGCCAGAGACTGGTCAGAGCACACAAGTGAAGCACACCACTCCGCTGCCAACTTTCCAGCAATTCCATTCCAAAGAGCTGATCATGCAGAACAGCTCACAAATCCAAGCTATTGCCAACATGCGGGGCAATAGTGGCACTCTCGGAGTGCTTGCGTCACCCCTGCATTCACCCCTTGCCTATCCGACGCCGCCATCTAGCCATGAAAATGTAGCACAATCCTCTCCATTCATCGAGGATGCCGCAGCCCAGTTTGTGGACGCCACACACAGCTTCTTTGGGGATAAGACAGACTTCTCCCATGTGTATTTCAAAACAGACGAGAGCCAGTCCCTGCATCATGCCGAGCTGAGTGACAACGATAATgagaaaatacttaaattaaaatctgtTCTGGAAGAGAGCAGCTTCGATCCGTCTATCAAGGTGGAAGATCTTTTAAATAACACTGAGGACGATGCCGAATGCGATTTGCACGAGTTTGCCGAGACAAATCTCTCGTTTCTCGACGAGGATCAGGAGTTCCTCAACGATTCGCGTAATGCCACTTCTCCGTTATCCGAGTCATTTTTCACCAGCGGCATTGGTTCTGCAGAGGATGTTAAGCAAGTGCTTCGGGAGGTGCTTCCCGATGAGAATATGCAGTTGCATTtgagcagcgagcagcagGGAGAGAATATCATTGATCTCTACTATTTGCCAGGCTTGGGGCTGCAATCGCAAATGATGCCCAACTCCGATGATCCTTTGCTCTCATCCTCGCCGCGTGAATTCGGCCAACAGCGACAGATAGCTTTTCAAGGTTCATCGTCCACAACAGTTACTGTGCAAGCTGCAGAGCCATTGCAAGCAACAACTATGCTTTACGAGCAAACGCCGTCTgatcatcagcaacaacgccagcagcaagagcaacagcgaCAAGATCAACAGATGGAACAGATTTTGCCACAACAGGCTGTCATTCAATCGGATCAGatgcagtcgcagcagcagccgcagcaacagcaacagcagtcagAATTTATGCTACCCGCTTTCAATCAGGTGGCGTGCCACACAACCTATCTAGATGCTACTCAGCCGACAATACCAATGACGTTGCAGCCATTGAATAGCTTGTTGCAGCCATTGATTTATAGTAACATTTCTGGAGAAAAGCAAGAATTTAATATGCCGCTCAATAGCCGGACAGGGGGACATGAAACAGTCCTCGATGCAAGTCTTCTTTTCGGCTGCGTGGATGGCGATGGTAATAAGCCTGTTAATGCCACAGACACAGTCACAAGCTTACCTGCAGTTGTTCCTAGTTCAGTGAGTGCAGTCTCAGCTGCTGGAAGCATCTCTAATCTGCAGCCATTGTCAAATCAAACAAACTCGATACTGAAAAGACGACTACGCTCCAATGGAGCCCAAGATATGCACAAACTGTCGAAATTTCATACACTCTCGCCGCATCGCTCGAAGCTACGCAAACCCTCTCGCACTCATTATACTCCGGCCCCCATACTAAATCCTGATCGCAAAGGCACCGGACTCTACTGCAATGTACGCAAGCAACTCGGTCAGGgaatatttgataatttcgATGATGACTTTGGTGATCCAGTGGGCTTGGTCGATTTCTCGGACGAGTCCAAGGTAAATCTCGGCTCGACGTACCAAGCACAGATACCTGCTTGGAAACCACCTGAAGAGTTTATGAAGGAGCCATCAACGAGCTGCGGAGCAGACTTGATGTGGGATCCCAACGTACAACTTGACGATAAGATACTTATGCGCTATATCGACCTGAGCAAATCATCGGCAGTCCCTATGGGCAGTCATTCGGAGGAAATGGCTCTGCAAACACTGCTCGATGCCAAAGGCAACTCTGCGGCGGCAGTTCTAACCCTGCTTCAAATGCAGTCCAgtgcatttcaaatgaaatggaCTGCCTTCGAGCTGGAGCAATTTCTCCGTGGTCTTGAGAAGCATGGCAAAGATTTTGCCAAAATCACCAGTGAg CTATGCACCAAGACTTCGGGTGAGTGTGTACAAATGTATTATTTCTGGAAGAAACTTTGTGTGGACTACAAGGTATCGCACCTGAAAATGGAGCCAGTCGTAACTAGCAATCATGCTGTGGAACAGAAACCCTACGTCTGTGAGATTGCCGCCTGCTCTGCG AGCTTTAGCTCGAAAGCGGCTCTGCATGGCCACGTCCGAATACACGCTTATGGTAGaaatgccagcaacagcaacagcaacaacaacaaccacaacaaccacaacagtaACAATCAGCATGCAACGGCAATTAatgccaacaataacaacaataacggcaatagcaacaacaatcatagtacaagcaacagcatcagTATACACAGCAGTAATCCATGCACCACCCAGACCAGCAGTATTATTGcaataacaacgacagcgaTAACAAACACCAATAATGGCATGGCCGTCGTAAGCAAcaatagtaacaacaacaattcattGTTAGCTGGCAGCTCATCCCTAAATTCTACGCTTTTGCTAACGGCAGCACCAAAAACATTGCCAGCAACGAAAgattgcagcaacagcaacaacagcagcaacggcaacggcaccTCGAATATTGCCAAGGATAGCGAATTCCCCTGCAAGGTGTGCGGCAAGTAA